A single Pseudomonas brassicacearum DNA region contains:
- a CDS encoding M20 family metallopeptidase, producing MSATPQQALDWLADQRHAMEALLQRIVDTDSNSYDKAGVDAVGALLAAELEADGILLKRMPVDDFGDVMLAEVPGASGKPVLLLGHRDTVFPKGTTTTRGYSRDANLAYGPGVADMKGGLVLNCFALKTLKRAGQLPYPVQVLYTGDEEIGSGSARTHIEKAARGARAVLNTEPGRASGNVVSARKGGATLIIEVSGRAAHAGVNHADGASAIEALARKIVKLHALTDYAAGITTNVGLIAGGTSSNTVAPGASARLDVRFIELEHWDQIFTAILGIVAEEELIGTRAILKEATTFLPMEACHSERLLQIYQQKALALGFSVEGEFTGGCADSGFTASLGIPTLCGLGPVGGKVHTEREYLELDTLVPRALALVATILAVG from the coding sequence ATGAGTGCCACGCCACAACAGGCGCTGGACTGGCTTGCCGACCAGCGCCACGCCATGGAAGCGCTGCTGCAGCGTATCGTCGACACCGACTCCAACAGTTACGACAAGGCGGGCGTCGACGCGGTGGGCGCGCTGCTCGCGGCTGAACTGGAAGCCGACGGCATCCTGCTCAAGCGCATGCCGGTCGATGATTTTGGCGACGTGATGCTCGCCGAAGTGCCAGGCGCCTCTGGAAAGCCGGTGCTGTTGCTGGGCCATCGCGACACGGTGTTCCCCAAAGGCACCACCACGACTCGCGGCTACAGCCGCGACGCCAACCTTGCCTATGGCCCCGGCGTCGCCGACATGAAAGGCGGCCTGGTGCTCAATTGCTTTGCGCTCAAGACTCTCAAACGCGCCGGTCAGTTGCCCTATCCGGTGCAGGTTCTGTACACCGGAGACGAAGAAATCGGCTCCGGCAGCGCCAGAACCCATATCGAAAAAGCCGCCCGTGGCGCGCGTGCCGTGCTCAATACCGAACCCGGCCGGGCCAGCGGCAACGTGGTCAGCGCACGCAAAGGCGGCGCCACGCTGATCATCGAAGTCAGCGGCCGCGCGGCGCATGCCGGGGTCAACCATGCCGACGGAGCCAGTGCCATCGAAGCCCTGGCACGCAAGATCGTCAAGCTCCATGCCTTGACCGATTACGCGGCAGGCATCACCACCAATGTTGGCCTGATAGCCGGTGGCACCTCCAGCAACACCGTCGCGCCTGGCGCCTCTGCCCGGCTGGATGTGCGCTTCATCGAACTCGAGCACTGGGATCAGATTTTTACCGCGATCCTGGGCATCGTCGCGGAAGAAGAGTTGATCGGCACCCGCGCTATCCTCAAGGAGGCGACAACCTTTCTGCCGATGGAAGCCTGTCATAGCGAACGGCTGCTGCAGATCTACCAACAAAAGGCCTTGGCGCTGGGTTTCAGCGTCGAAGGCGAATTCACTGGCGGTTGTGCTGACTCTGGATTCACTGCCAGCCTGGGCATTCCGACGCTGTGTGGTCTCGGGCCGGTGGGTGGCAAAGTCCATACCGAGCGTGAGTATCTGGAACTGGATACGCTGGTGCCTCGCGCTCTGGCGTTGGTGGCGACTATTCTGGCTGTTGGCTAG
- a CDS encoding M20 family metallopeptidase, whose product MSRSLAISNTTEQFDNGAFFNLLERSVALPTESQATDSQPELYRYLNDFITPHVKAMGFSVKIYDNPVAERGPFMIATRIEHPELPTVLSYGHGDVVRGYEAQWREGLSPWQVTVEGDRWYGRGTADNKGQHLINLTALEQTLKARDGKLGFNVKLLLEMGEEEGSPGLNAFCAAHSEELAADVFIASDGPRLAASRPTIFLGSRGVFNFELVVNLREGAHHSGNWGGLLANPGIILANAIASMIDEQGRVKVAGLQPETLPEPVRLALADIDVGGGPGDPDIDANWGNPQLSLSEKVFGWNTLDVIAFKTGNPDAPVHAIPGKANAHCHIRFVVNSDYTTFIPAVRAHLDAHGFSNVEVKQSRIDVMHATRLDPQSPWVNWALSSLTQTTGKKPALLPNLGGSLPNDVFADVLGLPTLWVPHSYPACSQHAPNEHLLAPVVKESLQIMAGLFWDLGNDAARLTQEHQLREQAQ is encoded by the coding sequence ATGAGTCGTTCATTGGCCATCAGCAACACCACAGAGCAATTCGACAACGGCGCCTTTTTCAATCTGCTCGAACGTAGCGTCGCCTTGCCCACCGAAAGCCAGGCAACGGACAGCCAGCCCGAGTTGTATCGCTATCTCAATGACTTCATCACCCCGCATGTCAAGGCCATGGGCTTCAGCGTCAAGATTTATGACAACCCGGTGGCAGAGCGTGGGCCCTTCATGATCGCCACACGCATTGAGCATCCAGAACTGCCGACCGTACTGAGCTACGGCCACGGTGATGTGGTGCGCGGCTATGAAGCGCAATGGCGTGAAGGGCTGTCGCCGTGGCAAGTCACGGTCGAAGGCGATCGCTGGTACGGCCGCGGCACGGCGGACAACAAAGGCCAGCACCTGATCAACCTGACCGCGCTGGAACAAACGCTCAAGGCTCGCGACGGCAAGCTGGGCTTTAACGTCAAATTGCTGCTGGAAATGGGCGAAGAAGAAGGCTCCCCGGGCTTGAATGCGTTCTGTGCCGCCCACAGCGAAGAGCTCGCGGCGGATGTTTTCATCGCCTCGGACGGCCCGCGCCTGGCGGCATCACGACCGACCATTTTTCTCGGCTCACGCGGGGTGTTCAACTTCGAGCTGGTGGTCAATTTGCGCGAAGGCGCCCATCACTCTGGCAACTGGGGCGGCTTGCTGGCCAACCCTGGCATCATTCTGGCCAATGCCATCGCAAGCATGATCGATGAACAGGGCCGGGTGAAAGTGGCAGGCCTGCAGCCCGAGACGCTGCCGGAGCCGGTTCGCCTGGCACTGGCCGACATTGACGTGGGTGGCGGGCCGGGCGATCCGGACATCGACGCCAACTGGGGTAACCCGCAGCTCTCGCTGAGCGAAAAGGTGTTCGGCTGGAACACCCTCGACGTCATCGCCTTCAAGACCGGCAACCCGGACGCCCCCGTGCATGCGATCCCTGGTAAAGCCAATGCCCACTGCCATATCCGCTTCGTGGTGAACAGCGACTACACGACCTTCATCCCGGCTGTTCGTGCCCACCTGGATGCTCATGGCTTCAGCAATGTCGAGGTCAAGCAAAGCCGCATCGATGTGATGCACGCCACTCGGCTGGACCCGCAAAGCCCGTGGGTCAATTGGGCACTCAGCTCCCTGACACAGACCACCGGCAAAAAACCTGCGCTGCTGCCAAACCTCGGGGGTTCGCTGCCCAACGACGTGTTCGCGGACGTGCTCGGCCTGCCAACATTGTGGGTGCCGCACTCGTACCCGGCCTGCTCGCAACATGCGCCGAACGAGCATTTGCTGGCACCGGTGGTCAAAGAAAGCCTGCAAATCATGGCCGGTCTGTTCTGGGACCTGGGCAACGACGCGGCACGCCTGACTCAGGAGCATCAGTTGCGCGAGCAAGCGCAATGA
- a CDS encoding ABC transporter ATP-binding protein — MKKDITLELCDIRREFRINQGFFKPAAILKAVDGVSLRLMRGETLGLVGESGCGKSTLAKLLLGLLPPTSGDVLVNGKHLAATDRKAMSRHIQPIFQDPYSSLNPRKTLREIITLPLIVHDIGSPAERRKKTEAMLDVVGLPKRVIDSYPSQLSGGQRQRVAIARALIMRPDVLICDEPTSALDVSVQAQILNLLQDLKREFGLTYLLISHNLAVIEHLADRVAVMYLGRIVEERTRESLFAEPGHPYTRALLDSVLTPDPHLGIPEIGLHGTFPNPMSPPSGCAFHPRCPSCFAPCKTAYPANDSIIGGNVRCHLHDNPAQTLELVHS, encoded by the coding sequence TGTGTGACATCCGTCGCGAGTTTCGGATCAACCAGGGCTTTTTCAAACCCGCCGCCATCCTGAAAGCCGTAGATGGCGTTTCCCTGCGTCTGATGCGTGGCGAGACCCTCGGTCTGGTAGGTGAGTCCGGTTGCGGAAAAAGTACCCTGGCAAAGCTGCTGCTCGGTCTGCTGCCGCCTACCAGCGGCGATGTGCTGGTCAATGGCAAGCATCTGGCGGCGACTGATCGCAAGGCAATGTCCCGGCATATTCAGCCGATATTCCAGGACCCGTATTCCTCGCTGAACCCACGCAAGACACTGCGCGAAATCATTACCCTGCCGCTGATCGTGCATGACATCGGCAGCCCCGCCGAGCGGCGCAAGAAGACCGAAGCGATGCTTGATGTGGTCGGCCTGCCCAAGCGGGTGATCGACAGCTACCCGAGCCAGCTGTCCGGCGGACAACGCCAGCGAGTCGCGATCGCACGAGCGTTGATCATGCGCCCCGATGTGTTGATCTGCGACGAGCCCACCTCAGCACTGGATGTGTCGGTGCAAGCGCAGATTCTCAACCTGCTGCAAGACCTCAAGCGCGAGTTCGGCCTGACCTATCTGCTGATCAGCCACAACCTCGCGGTCATCGAACACCTCGCCGACCGGGTCGCGGTGATGTACCTGGGGCGCATCGTCGAAGAACGTACGCGCGAATCGTTGTTTGCTGAACCCGGCCACCCTTATACCCGTGCCTTGCTGGATTCGGTGCTCACGCCCGATCCGCACCTGGGCATTCCCGAGATCGGCCTGCACGGGACCTTTCCCAATCCGATGTCACCGCCGTCCGGTTGCGCTTTCCACCCGCGCTGCCCGAGCTGCTTCGCACCGTGCAAAACGGCCTACCCGGCCAATGATTCCATTATCGGGGGCAACGTGCGTTGCCACCTTCACGACAATCCTGCCCAAACACTGGAGCTTGTCCACTCATGA